In Zingiber officinale cultivar Zhangliang chromosome 11B, Zo_v1.1, whole genome shotgun sequence, a single window of DNA contains:
- the LOC122033882 gene encoding hippocampus abundant transcript-like protein 1, with product MVVLPLLGQLADEYGRKPLLLITVSTSIVPFAILAWDDSRAAVYWYFVLRTISYIVSQGSILCISIAYAADVIEVGKRSAAFGWITGLFSAAHVLGNIFARFLPEGWIFEVSICLLVSSTLCMTVFLIETVRTTPRQSDNRSCSAIFLKVFIERWKSMKDIIFVFCNSETLKRISLISFFYELGMSGISGILLVSYVIIKAVRM from the exons ATGGTGGTTCTTCCCCTCTTGGGTCAGCTAGCAGATGAATATGGGCGTAAACCACTGCTTCTGATTACTGTTTCTACATCCATAGTGCCATTTG CCATACTTGCTTGGGATGATTCCAGGGCAGCTGTTTACTGGTACTTTGTACTTCGCACAATATCCTACATAGTTAGTCAAGGAAGCATATTATGCATATCGATTGCTTATGCA GCTGATGTGATTGAGGTCGGCAAGAGATCTGCAGCATTTGGTTGGATTACTGGGCTTTTCTCTGCTGCACATGTTTTGGGAAACATCTTCGCCCGCTTTCTACCTGAAGGGTGGATATTTGAG GTGTCAATTTGTTTGTTGGTTTCATCAACACTGTGCATGACAGTATTTCTAATTGAGACTGTCAGGACAACTCCTAGGCAAAGTGATAACAGATCATGTTCAGCCATTTTTCTCAAAGTCTTCATAGAACGTTGGAAATCAATGAAAgatattatttttgttttttgtaATAG TGAAACTCTCAAGCGTATCTCATTAATCTCCTTCTTCTATGAGCTGGGAATGTCTGGCATCAGTGGCATCTTGCTG gtgtcctatgTAATTATTAAAGCTGTGCGTATGTGA